The Oncorhynchus nerka isolate Pitt River linkage group LG24, Oner_Uvic_2.0, whole genome shotgun sequence genome has a window encoding:
- the ak4 gene encoding adenylate kinase 4, mitochondrial, with the protein MAKLFRAVIMGPPGSGKGTISERIAQSFGLKHLSSGDFLRENIAANTEAGVLAKTYIERGLMVPDHVMTRLLLPRLEEMTRHSWLMDGFPCTLAQAKALNSTCDLDLVISLNIPYETLKDRLSDRWIHPASGRVYNMGFNPPRVQGRDDLSGEPLIQHDNDQPEALVARLRHYKDVAKPVIDLYKSKGILHTFSGTETDRIWPYINSLLSTKIPSRPEMDTQHIPMP; encoded by the exons ATGGCCAAACTGTTCCGAGCTGTGATCATGGGTCCACCAGGTTCCGGGAAGGGGACCATATCTGAAAGAATTGCGCAGAGCTTTGGACTCAAACATTTGTCCAGTGGTGACTTCCTTCGGGAGAATATAGCTGCAAATACAG agGCTGGGGTTCTTGCTAAGACCTACATAGAGAGGGGTCTGATGGTGCCGGACCATGTGATGACACGGCTCTTACTGCCCAGGCTGGAGGAGATGACTCGCCACAGCTGGCTGATGGATG gGTTTCCCTGTACCCTAGCCCAGGCCAAGGCTCTGAACAGTACCTGTGATCTGGACCTGGTCATCAGCCTCAACATCCCTTATGAGACCCTGAAGGACCGGCTGAGTGACCGCTGGATCCACCCAGCCAGCGGCAGGGTCTACAACATGGGATTCAACCCTCCACGCGTACAG GGCAGGGATGACCTCAGCGGAGAGCCTCTGATCCAGCATGATAATGACCAACCAGAGGCCCTAGTGGCCAGACTGAGGCACTACAAGGACGTGGCCAAGCCAGTCATAGACCTGTACAA GTCAAAGGGCATCCTGCACACGTTTTCTGGCACAGAGACCGACAGGATCTGGCCTTACATCAACTCTCTTCTCAGCACTAAGATCCCTAGCAGACCTGAGATGGACACACAGCACATCCCAATGCCATGA